Within Williamwhitmania taraxaci, the genomic segment AGCCCCAATTAATTGGCTGCCAAGATTAGCCATTATAGATAGGGCAAAACTACCTGAGTTTCTCCTGTATTGCTGGTTTCTAAGATACTGGATGCCTCCCGTTGTCCAATCCTTCCCATATCGGCTTACATAATTTATTTTCACCTCATCAAACGACACCACACCTAAACTTGAGGTAGATCTATAAGTTCCAGATGTATAATCGTAATAGTATCCGCCTGCACCGCTACCGTTGTCACCACAACAGGGTAAGCCATAGCTAGAACTGCCGCCTCCCCCTCCTGAATTACCTTCGCCTCCGTTTATATACGAACCTCTGTAAGCAAATACGCCACCTCGCTCAAGCATTACCGAAAGGTAGGTATACCCACTCGGATCCGTGTACTTCAAGGGGTTGTTGGCGCAGTAGGAGTAGCCGTTGTAGTCCTGCGCGCTCAGGGGGTTGCCCACCATTGGGTCCACGCTTAGGAAGCGGCCCGGTCTTTCAAAGAACGTGTAGCGAAGAAAGCATCTAATTTGAGAATAATTTAGATGTGCTATTCTATAATTAAATGGTCAATAGTGTCACTGTCGATAACCCTGTCAGGGTTATGGCGTTTAGCCGGAAGGGCCAACTTGGTTCGGCTGGTTTGGCAACAAACCCTGACAGGGTTAAGAACCAGTTCAAGGACTTCTTCCAGAAAAACGCTGCTACCCTATAAAGCAAAAATCACCCCAGAATTTTGGGCGGTTCTTATGGTTTGAGATTGCTCCATATAGTAACATCTCATTTCTCATTTAAAACAGGCAACCTATTGCCTCTTACATTTATTAATGAATCCCGGTATGCCTCGAAATACATTTGCTGATTCCAGGACAATTTGCCATGGGAATACAAATAGTAGTATTTACCCAATAAAAACTCAATCTTACTAAGATCAATAACGCCACTAGGATTTTCAGCCATTTCAGTGTTTTTTCTAGTAAACAAATACAAAGTATCCTGATTCAGTAGTGCCATTTCAACATATACGGTGTCGTTTTTGTATGATTTAATAAAATCACCCAAACTATAAGACATTATTGCTCCTTCCTTTATTATGGAAAAACTCAAACGATAAGAAGTATCAGCCACCTCCTTCTTTAAACTATAGGTGGTTACCTTATCAACCTTAAACTTCTGAGCAACTTGCCAGCCATCCGCCCCAATCTGTTTGTTTATTTCATGTAGATGCATCAAACAACCGTCTAACTGGTCACGATTACAACTTGTCAACAATAAGGCAAGTATTATAGCCATACTAAAAAATCCGCTTGCACATTTTGAGCTATATGTCATAATTCTAAAGAATAAAATCTATTCTAGTTTCCACAATACACAGATTACAAATCCATACAACCGTCACACCTTTTGTAGTTTTATAAATACGCGGTCCACGCCCTTCAAAGAACGTATTACGAAGGTAGGAATTAATTTGATAATGAATAAAACCAAACCACAGATTACTCAGATTAACATAGAAGAGTAATACTCAGCATTACCTTTAACTGCATGCTAAATACATAAAAGATCAGCAACCAATCTACAGAAAACTTCCGTAAAATTAGTACTACACGACAAAGCGTCTCACCTACTTCTTCACAATAAACTTTGCCACCATTTGAAGTAACTCATCGTCGCTGTATGGCTTGGCGAGATAGTCATTACAACCGGCATTG encodes:
- a CDS encoding RHS repeat-associated core domain-containing protein — translated: MVGNPLSAQDYNGYSYCANNPLKYTDPSGYTYLSVMLERGGVFAYRGSYINGGEGNSGGGGGSSSYGLPCCGDNGSGAGGYYYDYTSGTYRSTSSLGVVSFDEVKINYVSRYGKDWTTGGIQYLRNQQYRRNSGSFALSIMANLGSQLIGAYTGIPNMSRGGQLVGFYHWAPVFESSTFNNGGGGITIPPLGIWVGEGVFKSTESINQTLMAHEYGHWLQFWTTSPEYFYEIIAPASFFFAITGNKAGWCEVNASIRGFQSLDKPIKWDYNNFPLHK